Proteins encoded within one genomic window of Anopheles gambiae chromosome 3, idAnoGambNW_F1_1, whole genome shotgun sequence:
- the LOC1271104 gene encoding proton-associated sugar transporter A isoform X2 yields MTKTDPNAGSSSQPGTSKAGSSKKHNHSLSLQTSLTMVAGAGGSNFHSEFRNDPVVKEMRQIREENARRQKHDYSHVFRNKSRFDFIRISAVIMGMEFVYSAETAFVSPILLSIGIEHQLMTMVWGISPLIGFFLSPVIGSVSDRCRSRFGRRRPVLFALGVGLITGCILVPYGRNIGAWFGDLGEYVDDPANTINGAAALIDINGTVVSDALRSYNFYRIEEQIAEHRTDYRWAIVITIIGTILTDFNADNCMTPSRAFLLDVSLPEDHGRACSTFSILAGLGGSIGYAMGGINWDETSFGEFLGGSIKTVFTLVVIIFTICLTISLTSFREIPLPLLESDDLLRPLTEAAIKKEKARRQNQIFVVKDVSKALTAQLQSIQSPQDAVPQKINNALVDVERAPRGKDEVELVEEEDENAQMGPMDFIKSIVMMPKSIAVLCLTNLFCWMSHLSYALYFTDFVGEEVFKGNPAAPSNSDEYKLFLEGVRYACFGMAIYSISCSTCSFTIEKLIKVLRARTVYCGGLILDAIGMACMAFFPNKVTVYVLSATGGIVYALLFTMPFLLLGQYHAKGTFKVAKPGAEVTQERKRGLATDIAVVGGMIFVAQIIVALGMGSLISAFGTTSVVVFSASICSLIASICASQVVYMDL; encoded by the exons ATGACAA AAACAGATCCGAACGCAGGTTCGTCGTCACAGCCGGGCACGAGCAAGGCAGGCAGCTCCAAAAAGCACAATCACAGCCTCTCGCTACAGACCAGCCTCACGATGGTGGCAGGCGCAGGCGGCAGCAACTTCCACTCCGAGTTCCGGAACGATCCGGTCGTGAAGGAGATGCGCCAAATACGGGAGGAGAATGCACGGCGCCAGAAGCACGACTACTCGCACGTATTTCG caacaaatccCGGTTCGATTTCATTAGAATCTCAGCAGTGATCATGGGCATGGAGTTTGTCTACTCGGCCGAGACGGCCTTCGTCTCACCGATCCTGCTCAGCATCGGCATCGAGCATCAGCTCATGACCATGGTGTGGGGCATCTCGCCCCTGATCGGCTTCTTCCTATCGCCCGTTATCGGTTCCGTCAGCGATCGGTGCCGGTCGAGGTTTGGGCGTCGCCGGCCGGTACTGTTTGCGCTCGGCGTCGGTTTGATAACGGGCTGCATATTGGTACCGTACGGCCGGAACATTGGCGCGTGGTTTGGAGATTTGGGCGAATATGTGGACGATCCGGCCAATACAATCAATGGGGCGGCCGCACTGATCGACATTAACGGGACGGTCGTGTCGGATGCGCTACGGTCGTACAATTTCTACCGCATCGAGGAGCAGATCGCGGAGCATCGGACCGACTACCGGTGGGCGATCGTGATCACCATCATCGGCACGATCCTGACTGACTTTAATGCGGACAACTGTATGACACCGTCGCGTGCGTTCCTGCTGGATGTGTCGCTGCCAG AGGATCATGGTCGCGCATGCAGTACCTTCTCCATTCTGGCCGGTCTCGGTGGCTCGATCGGGTATGCAATGGGAGGAATCAACTGGGACGAAACGTCGTTCGGCGAGTTCCTCGGCGGCAGTATCAAAACCGTCTTCACGCTCGTAGTCATCATCTTCACCATCTGCCTCACGATCAGCTTGACGAGCTTCCGGGAGATCCCGCTGCCACTGCTTGAGTCGGACGATCTGCTGCGGCCCCTGACGGAGGCAGCGATCAAGAAGGAGAAGGCCCGCCGCCAGAACCAAATTTTTGTGGTGAAAGACGTGAGCAAAGCGCTGACGGCACAGCTGCAGTCGATCCAGTCGCCGCAGGATGCTGTACCGCAGAAGATCAACAACGCGTTGGTCGACGTGGAGCGGGCACCACGTGGAAAGGATGAGGTCGAgttggtggaggaggaggacgagaaCGCGCAGATGGGCCCGATGGACTTTATCAAGAGCATCGTCATGATGCCGAAATCGATTGCCGTGCTGTGTCTGACGAATCTGTTCTGCTGGATGAGCCATCTGAGCTACGCGCTCTACTTTACCGACTTTGTCGGGGAGGAGGTGTTTAAGGGCAATCCGGCGGCACCGTCCAACTCGGATGAGTACAAGCTGTTCCTGGAGGGCGTTCGGTACGCTTGCTTCGGCATGGCCATCTATTCGATCTCCTGCTCGACCTGCTCGTTCACGATCGAGAAGTTGATTAAGGTGCTGCGGGCGAGGACGGTGTACTGTGGGGGACTGATTCTGGACGCGATCGGTATGGCGTGTATGGCGTTCTTCCCGAACAAGGTGACGGTGTACGTGCTGAGTGCGACGGGTGGCATTGTGTACGCGCTGCTGTTCACCATGCCGTTCCTGCTGCTCGGACAATATCACGCGAAAGGCACG TTTAAGGTAGCGAAACCGGGCGCGGAAGTGACACAGGAGCGCAAGCGCGGTCTCGCAACGGACATTGCCGTCGTCGGCGGCATGATCTTCGTAGCGCAGATCATTGTCGCGCTCGGCATGGGATCGCTCATCTCCGCCTTCGGCACGACCTCGGTCGTCGTGTTCAGCGCCAGCATCTGCAGCCTGATAGCCTCAATCTGTGCCTCGCAGGTCGTCTACATGGACCTGTAG
- the LOC1271104 gene encoding proton-associated sugar transporter A isoform X1, whose product MNGYETDPNAGSSSQPGTSKAGSSKKHNHSLSLQTSLTMVAGAGGSNFHSEFRNDPVVKEMRQIREENARRQKHDYSHVFRNKSRFDFIRISAVIMGMEFVYSAETAFVSPILLSIGIEHQLMTMVWGISPLIGFFLSPVIGSVSDRCRSRFGRRRPVLFALGVGLITGCILVPYGRNIGAWFGDLGEYVDDPANTINGAAALIDINGTVVSDALRSYNFYRIEEQIAEHRTDYRWAIVITIIGTILTDFNADNCMTPSRAFLLDVSLPEDHGRACSTFSILAGLGGSIGYAMGGINWDETSFGEFLGGSIKTVFTLVVIIFTICLTISLTSFREIPLPLLESDDLLRPLTEAAIKKEKARRQNQIFVVKDVSKALTAQLQSIQSPQDAVPQKINNALVDVERAPRGKDEVELVEEEDENAQMGPMDFIKSIVMMPKSIAVLCLTNLFCWMSHLSYALYFTDFVGEEVFKGNPAAPSNSDEYKLFLEGVRYACFGMAIYSISCSTCSFTIEKLIKVLRARTVYCGGLILDAIGMACMAFFPNKVTVYVLSATGGIVYALLFTMPFLLLGQYHAKGTFKVAKPGAEVTQERKRGLATDIAVVGGMIFVAQIIVALGMGSLISAFGTTSVVVFSASICSLIASICASQVVYMDL is encoded by the exons ATGAACGGTTATG AAACAGATCCGAACGCAGGTTCGTCGTCACAGCCGGGCACGAGCAAGGCAGGCAGCTCCAAAAAGCACAATCACAGCCTCTCGCTACAGACCAGCCTCACGATGGTGGCAGGCGCAGGCGGCAGCAACTTCCACTCCGAGTTCCGGAACGATCCGGTCGTGAAGGAGATGCGCCAAATACGGGAGGAGAATGCACGGCGCCAGAAGCACGACTACTCGCACGTATTTCG caacaaatccCGGTTCGATTTCATTAGAATCTCAGCAGTGATCATGGGCATGGAGTTTGTCTACTCGGCCGAGACGGCCTTCGTCTCACCGATCCTGCTCAGCATCGGCATCGAGCATCAGCTCATGACCATGGTGTGGGGCATCTCGCCCCTGATCGGCTTCTTCCTATCGCCCGTTATCGGTTCCGTCAGCGATCGGTGCCGGTCGAGGTTTGGGCGTCGCCGGCCGGTACTGTTTGCGCTCGGCGTCGGTTTGATAACGGGCTGCATATTGGTACCGTACGGCCGGAACATTGGCGCGTGGTTTGGAGATTTGGGCGAATATGTGGACGATCCGGCCAATACAATCAATGGGGCGGCCGCACTGATCGACATTAACGGGACGGTCGTGTCGGATGCGCTACGGTCGTACAATTTCTACCGCATCGAGGAGCAGATCGCGGAGCATCGGACCGACTACCGGTGGGCGATCGTGATCACCATCATCGGCACGATCCTGACTGACTTTAATGCGGACAACTGTATGACACCGTCGCGTGCGTTCCTGCTGGATGTGTCGCTGCCAG AGGATCATGGTCGCGCATGCAGTACCTTCTCCATTCTGGCCGGTCTCGGTGGCTCGATCGGGTATGCAATGGGAGGAATCAACTGGGACGAAACGTCGTTCGGCGAGTTCCTCGGCGGCAGTATCAAAACCGTCTTCACGCTCGTAGTCATCATCTTCACCATCTGCCTCACGATCAGCTTGACGAGCTTCCGGGAGATCCCGCTGCCACTGCTTGAGTCGGACGATCTGCTGCGGCCCCTGACGGAGGCAGCGATCAAGAAGGAGAAGGCCCGCCGCCAGAACCAAATTTTTGTGGTGAAAGACGTGAGCAAAGCGCTGACGGCACAGCTGCAGTCGATCCAGTCGCCGCAGGATGCTGTACCGCAGAAGATCAACAACGCGTTGGTCGACGTGGAGCGGGCACCACGTGGAAAGGATGAGGTCGAgttggtggaggaggaggacgagaaCGCGCAGATGGGCCCGATGGACTTTATCAAGAGCATCGTCATGATGCCGAAATCGATTGCCGTGCTGTGTCTGACGAATCTGTTCTGCTGGATGAGCCATCTGAGCTACGCGCTCTACTTTACCGACTTTGTCGGGGAGGAGGTGTTTAAGGGCAATCCGGCGGCACCGTCCAACTCGGATGAGTACAAGCTGTTCCTGGAGGGCGTTCGGTACGCTTGCTTCGGCATGGCCATCTATTCGATCTCCTGCTCGACCTGCTCGTTCACGATCGAGAAGTTGATTAAGGTGCTGCGGGCGAGGACGGTGTACTGTGGGGGACTGATTCTGGACGCGATCGGTATGGCGTGTATGGCGTTCTTCCCGAACAAGGTGACGGTGTACGTGCTGAGTGCGACGGGTGGCATTGTGTACGCGCTGCTGTTCACCATGCCGTTCCTGCTGCTCGGACAATATCACGCGAAAGGCACG TTTAAGGTAGCGAAACCGGGCGCGGAAGTGACACAGGAGCGCAAGCGCGGTCTCGCAACGGACATTGCCGTCGTCGGCGGCATGATCTTCGTAGCGCAGATCATTGTCGCGCTCGGCATGGGATCGCTCATCTCCGCCTTCGGCACGACCTCGGTCGTCGTGTTCAGCGCCAGCATCTGCAGCCTGATAGCCTCAATCTGTGCCTCGCAGGTCGTCTACATGGACCTGTAG
- the LOC1271104 gene encoding proton-associated sugar transporter A isoform X3: protein MVAGAGGSNFHSEFRNDPVVKEMRQIREENARRQKHDYSHVFRNKSRFDFIRISAVIMGMEFVYSAETAFVSPILLSIGIEHQLMTMVWGISPLIGFFLSPVIGSVSDRCRSRFGRRRPVLFALGVGLITGCILVPYGRNIGAWFGDLGEYVDDPANTINGAAALIDINGTVVSDALRSYNFYRIEEQIAEHRTDYRWAIVITIIGTILTDFNADNCMTPSRAFLLDVSLPEDHGRACSTFSILAGLGGSIGYAMGGINWDETSFGEFLGGSIKTVFTLVVIIFTICLTISLTSFREIPLPLLESDDLLRPLTEAAIKKEKARRQNQIFVVKDVSKALTAQLQSIQSPQDAVPQKINNALVDVERAPRGKDEVELVEEEDENAQMGPMDFIKSIVMMPKSIAVLCLTNLFCWMSHLSYALYFTDFVGEEVFKGNPAAPSNSDEYKLFLEGVRYACFGMAIYSISCSTCSFTIEKLIKVLRARTVYCGGLILDAIGMACMAFFPNKVTVYVLSATGGIVYALLFTMPFLLLGQYHAKGTFKVAKPGAEVTQERKRGLATDIAVVGGMIFVAQIIVALGMGSLISAFGTTSVVVFSASICSLIASICASQVVYMDL from the exons ATGGTGGCAGGCGCAGGCGGCAGCAACTTCCACTCCGAGTTCCGGAACGATCCGGTCGTGAAGGAGATGCGCCAAATACGGGAGGAGAATGCACGGCGCCAGAAGCACGACTACTCGCACGTATTTCG caacaaatccCGGTTCGATTTCATTAGAATCTCAGCAGTGATCATGGGCATGGAGTTTGTCTACTCGGCCGAGACGGCCTTCGTCTCACCGATCCTGCTCAGCATCGGCATCGAGCATCAGCTCATGACCATGGTGTGGGGCATCTCGCCCCTGATCGGCTTCTTCCTATCGCCCGTTATCGGTTCCGTCAGCGATCGGTGCCGGTCGAGGTTTGGGCGTCGCCGGCCGGTACTGTTTGCGCTCGGCGTCGGTTTGATAACGGGCTGCATATTGGTACCGTACGGCCGGAACATTGGCGCGTGGTTTGGAGATTTGGGCGAATATGTGGACGATCCGGCCAATACAATCAATGGGGCGGCCGCACTGATCGACATTAACGGGACGGTCGTGTCGGATGCGCTACGGTCGTACAATTTCTACCGCATCGAGGAGCAGATCGCGGAGCATCGGACCGACTACCGGTGGGCGATCGTGATCACCATCATCGGCACGATCCTGACTGACTTTAATGCGGACAACTGTATGACACCGTCGCGTGCGTTCCTGCTGGATGTGTCGCTGCCAG AGGATCATGGTCGCGCATGCAGTACCTTCTCCATTCTGGCCGGTCTCGGTGGCTCGATCGGGTATGCAATGGGAGGAATCAACTGGGACGAAACGTCGTTCGGCGAGTTCCTCGGCGGCAGTATCAAAACCGTCTTCACGCTCGTAGTCATCATCTTCACCATCTGCCTCACGATCAGCTTGACGAGCTTCCGGGAGATCCCGCTGCCACTGCTTGAGTCGGACGATCTGCTGCGGCCCCTGACGGAGGCAGCGATCAAGAAGGAGAAGGCCCGCCGCCAGAACCAAATTTTTGTGGTGAAAGACGTGAGCAAAGCGCTGACGGCACAGCTGCAGTCGATCCAGTCGCCGCAGGATGCTGTACCGCAGAAGATCAACAACGCGTTGGTCGACGTGGAGCGGGCACCACGTGGAAAGGATGAGGTCGAgttggtggaggaggaggacgagaaCGCGCAGATGGGCCCGATGGACTTTATCAAGAGCATCGTCATGATGCCGAAATCGATTGCCGTGCTGTGTCTGACGAATCTGTTCTGCTGGATGAGCCATCTGAGCTACGCGCTCTACTTTACCGACTTTGTCGGGGAGGAGGTGTTTAAGGGCAATCCGGCGGCACCGTCCAACTCGGATGAGTACAAGCTGTTCCTGGAGGGCGTTCGGTACGCTTGCTTCGGCATGGCCATCTATTCGATCTCCTGCTCGACCTGCTCGTTCACGATCGAGAAGTTGATTAAGGTGCTGCGGGCGAGGACGGTGTACTGTGGGGGACTGATTCTGGACGCGATCGGTATGGCGTGTATGGCGTTCTTCCCGAACAAGGTGACGGTGTACGTGCTGAGTGCGACGGGTGGCATTGTGTACGCGCTGCTGTTCACCATGCCGTTCCTGCTGCTCGGACAATATCACGCGAAAGGCACG TTTAAGGTAGCGAAACCGGGCGCGGAAGTGACACAGGAGCGCAAGCGCGGTCTCGCAACGGACATTGCCGTCGTCGGCGGCATGATCTTCGTAGCGCAGATCATTGTCGCGCTCGGCATGGGATCGCTCATCTCCGCCTTCGGCACGACCTCGGTCGTCGTGTTCAGCGCCAGCATCTGCAGCCTGATAGCCTCAATCTGTGCCTCGCAGGTCGTCTACATGGACCTGTAG
- the LOC133393759 gene encoding proton-associated sugar transporter A-like: MYREIKSIYNWLASAAISGTQTLTDSRRPIIRALQCSRRQRSFSTSSGGGTADLTMVKTGPGGGPSAASGRVVLARRKSLAQKDPLVEELRKAREENARQQQYDYSHVFRKKTLLDFVRLSFVIMGIEIVYSAETAFVTPILLGIGIEHQLMTIVWGISPLIGFIVSPFLGTFSDRCRSRFGRRRPLLVVLGMGLVLGCLLLPFGETIGHWLGDIGESVKPIINNTVTIGGNRNPYGSATASTAHYKWAIVVTILGTILLDFCADSSQAPSMAYLLDVSLPDDHGQACSTYSLLSGVGGCIGYLIGAIDWNGTMLGELLGGNINTVFILVTVIFVLCLAVTVGSFREIPLPLMERDELLQPLTERAVTEQRQRTTVEKGLRPMKDIADALLLELEGDDSEPSDRTALLSYSEKEPLMGDFLQEKPKSSAKEFLRITFRIPATLAVLCVTNLFCWMSHISYSLYFTDFVGEKVFGGDPMAHSDSDEYALYIEGVRYGCFGMAIYSIACSTYSCTIERLIRVFRARNVYSGGLLIDFVGMLLMAMFPSKVTVYVFSVTGGIVGALLFTMPYIILAKYHAKGLLDTCDETNSIQPRRGLASDISIIGSMLFVAQIILSLTMGPLVTLTGTTASVIYTASVCSLVASLCATQIQYLDL; this comes from the exons ATGTACCGGGAGATAAAGAGCATCTACAACTGGCTCGCGTCCGCCGCGATTAGTGGCACGCAAACGCTGACCGATTCCAGACGCCCGATCATACGCGCACTGCAGTGCAGCAGACGGCAGCGGAGTTTTTCcaccagcagcggcggcggcacagCAGACCTCACGATGGTAAAGACGGGCCCGGGCGGTGGCCCTTCGGCTGCTTCCGGCCGGGTTGTGCTGGCACGCCGGAAATCGCTGGCACAGAAAGACCCACTGGTGGAGGAGTTGCGCAAGGCGCGGGAAGAGAATGCACGCCAGCAGCAGTACGATTACTCGCACGTGTTCAG AAAAAAGACACTGCTCGACTTCGTCCGTCTGTCGTTCGTGATCATGGGCATCGAGATCGTGTACTCGGCGGAGACCGCCTTCGTTACACCGATACTGCTCGGCATCGGCATCGAGCATCAGCTGATGACGATCGTTTGGGGCATCTCGCCCCTGATCGGTTTCATCGTTTCACCCTTCCTGGGCACGTTTAGCGACCGGTGCCGCTCGAGGTTTGGCCGCCGTCGCCCCCTGTTGGTGGTGCTCGGGATGGGCCTTGTGCTGG GATGTCTGCTGCTCCCGTTCGGTGAAACGATCGGACACTGGCTGGGCGATATAGGAGAGTCCGTAAAGCCGATCATAAACAACACCGTTACAATCGGGGGTAATCGCAACCCCTACGGCAGCGCCACAGCTTCAACAGCGCACTACAAATGGGCCATAGTGGTCACGATACTGGGCACAATCTTGCTCGACTTTTGTGCCGACTCTTCGCAAGCACCCTCGATGGCCTACCTACTGGACGTGAGTCTTCCCG ACGACCACGGACAGGCCTGCAGCACGTATTCGCTGCTCTCCGGCGTTGGCGGCTGCatcggctaccttatcggtgcGATCGATTGGAACGGCACGATGCTGGGCGAGCTGCTCGGTGGCAACATTAACACCGTCTTCATTCTCGTGACGGTCATATTTGTGCTGTGTCTCGCCGTGACCGTAGGCAGCTTTCGGGAGATTCCACTACCGCTGATGGAGCGGGATGAGCTGCTGCAACCGCTCACAGAGCGTGCCGTAACGGAGCAGCGACAGCGCACCACGGTTGAGAAGGGTCTCCGCCCCATGAAGGACATTGCCGACGCGCTGTTGCTCGAGCTTGAAGGAGACGACAGCGAACCTTCGGACCGAACCGCTTTGCTGAGCTATTCCGAGAAGGAACCACTGATGGGTGACTTCCTTCAGGAGAAGCCAAAGAGCTCCGCCAAAGAGTTCCTACGCATCACCTTCCGGATACCAGCCACCCTCGCGGTGCTCTGCGTGACGAATCTGTTCTGCTGGATGAGCCACATCAGCTACTCGCTGTACTTTACCGACTTTGTGGGCGAGAAGGTGTTCGGTGGCGATCCGATGGCCCACTCCGATTCGGACGAGTACGCGCTCTACATCGAAGGCGTCCGGTACGGGTGCTTCGGGATGGCCATCTACTCGATCGCCTGCTCGACGTACTCATGCACGATCGAGCGGCTGATCCGGGTGTTCCGGGCGCGCAACGTGTACAGCGGTGGGCTGCTGATCGACTTCGTCGGCATGCTGCTGATGGCCATGTTCCCGAGCAAGGTGACGGTGTACGTGTTCAGCGTGACGGGCGGGATAGTCGGAGCGCTGCTCTTCACCATGCCGTACATCATACTGGCGAAGTATCACGCGAAAGGTTTG CTCGACACGTGCGACGAAACGAACTCGATACAGCCCCGCCGTGGCCTGGCGTCGGACATTTCCATCATCGGCAGCATGCTGTTCGTGGCGCAAATCATTCTCTCGCTTACGATGGGCCCGCTTGTGACGCTCACCGGGACGACCGCGTCCGTCATCTACACGGCGAGCGTGTGCAGCCTGGTGGCGTCACTGTGCGCCACCCAGATCCAGTATCTGGATCTGTAG
- the LOC1271102 gene encoding proton-associated sugar transporter A produces MADTMEQTKQTTDVVVYTNGSSLPSDKEIMDSMLQMRFQHAKKQDRDYSHLFRKKSRLELIRLSSVIVGIEFLYAAETAFVTPILLGIGLSHTFMTMVWAFSPVLGFFFAPMIASFSDTIRVQWGRRRPVLLALGLAMMTGMWILPHGKTIGVFFGDPDVPVDQMEGFRWSIPVTIIGLVLTDFDAETSNGIARAYFMDMCAPDDQSRVLTTAMFIGGLGGTAGYVLGAIDWSQTNLDILGSNEATVFMFVFIVMGVGLLITLTSYREVPLPLLERDPLLRPINSNAFEAEKSRQLAVYSISKDVIPEPIKPDQDAAAGIGDDDDEKPLRLRDFVRNIVHMPKSLFILYSTQFFSQLGYLSYCLYFTDFVGSEVFGGDVAGAPGSPELALYEEGVRYGCWGMAVFAVCSASYSAVIERLVKRFSARPVYMAGLLLFSLGMLLMGLVKEKFMIFIACPTVGIMYATMYSLPYLLISQYHSKNSFEVKDGKCVPNTTKRGFGADVSMMSCMLFLAQLIISLAIGSIIDAVETNVVVIFSASIFSLVAALTASQIVYMGL; encoded by the exons ATGGCTGACACGatggagcaaacaaaacagacgACCGATGTCGTCGTGTACACGAACGGAAGTTCGCTACCGAGCGATAAGGAGATTATGGACAGCATGCTGCAAATGCGCTTCCAGCATGCCAAAAAGCAGGACCGCGATTACTCCCATCTATTCAG GAAAAAATCCCGCCTCGAACTGATCCGCCTCTCGTCGGTGATCGTCGGCATCGAGTTCCTGTACGCGGCCGAGACGGCCTTCGTCACGCCGATCCTGCTCGGCATTGGGCTCTCGCACACGTTCATGACGATGGTGTGGGCGTTCTCGCCCGTTCTCGGCTTCTTCTTCGCACCGATGATTGCGTCCTTCAGCGACACCATCCGGGTGCAGTGGGGCCGACGCCGGCCGGTCCTGCTAGCGCTCGGACTGGCGATGATGACGGGCATGTGGATACTGCCGCACGGCAAAACGATCGGCGTCTTCTTCGGCGATCCGGACGTACCGGTCGACCAGATGGAGGGCTTCCGGTGGTCCATCCCGGTCACGATCATCGGGCTTGTGCTGACGGATTTTGACGCGGAGACGAGCAACGGCATTGCGCGAGCGTACTTCATGGACATGTGTGCACCGG ATGATCAGTCGCGCGTACTGACGACGGCCATGTTTATTGGTGGGCTGGGCGGTACCGCCGGGTACGTGCTCGGGGCGATCGACTGGAGCCAAACTAACCTCGACATCCTGGGTAGCAACGAGGCGACCGTGTTTATGTTCGTGTTCATCGTGATGGGCGTAGGGCTGCTCATCACGCTCACCAGCTATCGGGAGGTTCCGCTGCCCTTGTTGGAGCGCGATCCGCTGCTTCGGCCGATCAACTCGAACGCTTTCGAGGCGGAAAAATCGCGCCAGCTGGCCGTATACAGCATCTCGAAGGAcgtgattccggaaccgatcaAGCCCGATCAGGATGCTGCGGCCGGGATCGGggatgacgacgacgagaaGCCGCTACGGTTACGTGACTTCGTGCGTAACATTGTGCACATGCCGAAAAGTCTGTTCATCCTCTACTCGACACAGTTCTTCTCGCAGCTCGGCTATCTCAGCTACTGTCTGTACTTTACCGACTTTGTCGGGTCGGAAGTGTTCGGTGGGGACGTTGCGGGTGCGCCCGGTTCCCCCGAGCTTGCCCTGTACGAGGAGGGCGTCCGGTACGGTTGCTGGGGTATGGCCGTGTTCGCCGTGTGCAGTGCGTCCTACTCCGCGGTCATCGAGCGGTTGGTAAAGCGATTCAG CGCCCGTCCAGTGTACATGGCAGGGTTGTTGCTGTTCAGCCTCGGCATGCTGCTGATGGGGCTGGTCAAGGAGAAGTTTATGATCTTCATCGCCTGCCCGACGGTGGGCATTATGTACGCGACAATGTACTCCCTGCCGTACTTGCTCATATCTCAGTATCACTCCAAAAACTCG TTTGAAGTGAAGGATGGTAAATGTGTACCAAACACTACCAAGCGCGGGTTCGGTGCCGACGTTTCCATGATGAGCTGCATGCTTTTCCTCGCCCAG CTCATCATCTCGCTCGCGATCGGCAGTATTATCGATGCAGTCGAAACGAACGTGGTGGTCATTTTTTCGGCCAGCATATTCTCCCTTGTCGCTGCCCTGACAGCGTCACAGATTGTCTACATGGGACTGTGA